The Raphanus sativus cultivar WK10039 chromosome 6, ASM80110v3, whole genome shotgun sequence sequence CAATAACAATAAATTGTTGTACAGGGAAAATAGAAACTTTCATAACCCATGTTATTTTATGAGTGGTCgaatttgtatttaaaaattaattaactagctaaacttaattaatattaatattttcctttaaaatacCATTTGAAATACTTTGCAAAGAAATTGCTCTTACATGGAAGCATCTTGCGTCACTATATCTGATCTCAAGTTTTATAACCTCAAACAGGAAAAATAGGATTAATTAAGCTATCTTCTTAAAAAGATCTTATCTATATTTCGTGTcttacaaattattttattttctaagaGAGAGTAGATTTTATTCTTGAAAAACTTGCAGTACCACCTATCTAAATATTGTCATAATATTCTTgttaaaaatactatattatcatgaaaaaaaaaattcaatataacttacagaaaaaaacaaatttaatgtACTGTGTAGTCATACGAAAGCATGTGAGGGCACCGCAATCACCGCTGAAACCTATGTATCATGccatttcatatatttatttgtttttgtattttagagtacggattttttttgttttattttcgaaaaagagctggaaaattatataaaatgttatacttatgatttttctaaattcatttatttaacATGCGTACCAAAAAAGTAAACTTACAATTCAGAGGATATTGAATAGCATgattaataaataagaaaacatgtgttgacaaaaaaaacatgcatttttatattcttttcaactttttcatttttttttgaaattcagaaaataagaaattttcaaaataactcAACAATAAAATTCTGATCGGACCGTAAGATATGTATTTCAGCTTTGATCCACATATCACGCGAAACTGAATCATATTATTCTCAAATGTTTATATAGATATAGGTCTATATTTACGAATCTATTTGCATTCACTGCAATTATGACtcttttataaattcaaaatataattaaaaaccttaacaataaatagtcaaatgaaatatttatgatttttttttcaaataactatttttaatttttagtcactaaaaaaatttttaaaaaggaaaatgactaaacaatatttcattgaaaaggtaaaaaaacCTTTCTACATATgctttataaatacataaacgtaaatattatttataaatagaaataaatgaaaaagtatatctaattatatgtttttaaatttgaattttatatgtattaaactcttttgaaactattttataaaattttattttaaaatttttgatatttatttactttttatttttaaatctaaacttCATCTCTATGCTTAAAACATCACACAACTTTAAACTCTAAAACTGTATTAGTTAACCTTAAGtgtataagtatatatttaccatttaatgaaataatatttggttattttcatttttaaaaccaaaaagaatGATACTAagaatttttcaatatttagttatcagtataaattataatataatttagattaaactaaaagaaaagaaaatggatGAAAAGTGGAGCATAATGTAAAACGTACGGATGATAAGCAAGACAAGAGCGGGCCGGAGATTGAAGAATATCACATGGGGAAACATTTCTTATCGCTTCTTCATTTTCTGACGTCACcgttttcattttctttcattcttcttattctctctttcttcttctttgataattgttttttttgtttttgtttgatagCAGGAAGCTACAATGATATCGAACATAAAACAAAAGTATTAGATGAATGTAAAATTAGTATCGTATATCAAAATTCGACATGGACTAATACCAACCTCTGTTTTCTTTTGCTGTAAACACACAATTTGCGTATAAACATGGGATTGGCCAAATAATTATAAAGCATTCAGATGTTAAATAATGCCATTTAATGTAGTTTGTGGACTATAACCTCTCTGAGGTTATTATCCATCATAATATGAATGACATTAATTGAACTATTAACGTAGTATTGATGGTTTCATGTATTTTCGACCATACATGCTATCTACAATCAAACTAATTTGAAAGTATTAGATGAATGCtttctaatttattatatttttcatagttaaaaaactaaaagtaacCATCAAGTCATATATGTCCCCCTATTATATTCTCTTTTTGACTTTATTGTTTCTGTAATACTATCTGTCAAGCATGATTGTAAAAGGGCTGCTACACAACTTGTGGGGATAAATCACAATTCAAAAAAGCTTTCATCATTAGTACCAAGATGTTGAAACAGGGATGTGGATAAATATTATACAGTTCAcgcgtatatatatatatatatatatatatatatatatatatatatatatatatatatatacttgtttatgtttttctttttatacttGTTTAAGTTGCATAACTAAGATTCTTGGTTAGACATGCCTAGTATATGATTAATGATATATGCTACTTCAATTcagttttattttacttttagcAGGAgattttgatttgtattttctctgttttctaaTCATTGCCTGATCAAGTCTAATTATCTAAAGAAAGAAATGAGCTGAACGGATTTTATGGTCTTTTTGTTTCCGGATTCTGGGTAGCCTTTTTTTCATTGTGGTAGTGAGTGTTATTGTGGCAAGTTGTTTCCTATTGCCCAAGTGGAGTCATTTAAGCAACTAAAAACTAAAGTGTTTGTGCGTGTgcttattttccttttttgggAGTTAACTTCATTCCAATTGTGTGATGATTTTTAGTCCAATTATTATTGACTAACAGTTTCCACTTGTTTCATTAAATAGATCGAAACTATTTTCTACTAAAAAGTCTAAAACCCATGACAAGATCTTGGTAGTCAAATACAATATCCATTCCTTCCAAGGCCcgaatattaaaaattataaaatgggCTTGTCCAATTTATTGCTTAAGCCCTTATTAGGCTTCTGTGAATTGACCTTTTCTTTACTGATATTATGTTCAGGGCCTGGAGGCACAGTGATTAACATTATAATCACTTTCAtcatcaatacaattaaaacatcagcttatttaaaatatttacaagacTGCCActacttatttaattaaaaattatagtaaatatctattcaaacaaaataaaaatgtttccTGAAAGTACTCAACAAAATCAGTTAAGAAAATAAGTGGCATctaatatctatcttattaaatcagaaacattacaacttcttctatgtAGATTTTAAAGGTGGGCCTCATATATTTagattaaatgtctcattcctTATACATAATATGtatcatagtctaactttgcattgatgtatttccttaaatacaattcttttttgtccatattccatatatagtttcacatttattacatatcgaattaaataagatagatactaagaatactaaaaatattaatcttactagaattaccctatacaattcattttaaattgatcagtatactttcattggccatattgattttattagtacgaataacattaggtagataaatcatagacacatacataaagatttGACTATTTTTAACTACCTTGgacctaatctactttctaaaataaataacacatagctttatatattatatagaatatagtaatattgtatagtattatacttatacaataatactaaaaacaaaccaaactgaaatataatatatatcgaaaatgcatTGAACCATTActgacaaaatatattatacctCAGGGATAAATTCAATttcaaattatgtaataattattttaaaaaattaaacttcgtaatgtacaaaaacataagttttatatcaaattttgtgttacaataaaaagacataactcgcgcttgcaaaatattatttttatatacgaaagacagttttggtattgttctttaaacacaaaattgaattatacaaactcgatactacataaaactaaacaatacagaatacattttaaaaacaaaccCGTGCGTGTACGCATGGCCTTTgcgaaaatcgtagatatgtttatataatatataaatatattatgttatacatattttcatataaataataccccaatgtaagttttgtatgataaatattgaaaatacaaaatatagcactatatatttaaaataatatataaaaatctactttacattatcataaattttaaaaatcaaatttaataattaaacacattgcttatttaaacatattagtacacattgttatttatcaaaattttatattaatacacttgcaatcatatataacatttagtacaaataaagataaaaaagtttgattcccgctcggtcgagcgggtcatgatctagtttatattattaaaagagaagtacccatataaattGCCCTTAAATTTTCAATGTTATTTACACTActatgccactgagaattaaataaGCTACCTATTTTAatacttgtctttttcagttaaattaatgtgatgtcctaatataaattaagttacctattttaatgtttgtctttttgagttgagttaatgtgttgtccaaatataaaatttaacttttcttctctattaaatcaatttcaaattatttatagtttattaattgctgtcttttcagtttaataaatacatttcctaattctaaatttaccacatttaatgataataaaaatcacATATGGTATGGTAGAAAAATTATTGTGCCAtcactatcttttaatattcgaaccaaaccaatttctatgttaagtttaaatttttggcatacattattcaaatttattatatatatatatatatatatatatatatatatatatattttttactttatattttaagaatttttttttaaacaatttaaatgagttatccgaaccagAACATGAACTGAAATTATAATTACCCGAATAAGGCTAAGACCTTTCAccccaaaaatctaaaacccaaaGAAACCTGAATCAAACTCGAATGGACATCCGAACGTCCACCCTACTACAAGATATAGAAACAGAATCaccttatttatttttgaaaaaatattttccattgACTTTCTCATCGGTCTacaataattataaaactaattgtAAAAATCCAATCTAAAAATTATTGAACACGTAAGCTCACTTATAATTAATTagcagttagatcaaatatatattatattacatttcattttctaacaaattttaatcttaattttaatatgtcacaaatttgttaaaagtctaaaaattatttttttcttacaaattttataactaatgcaTCATACTTATCattcaaaaaatttgtttgctatatatcttacacatacatctaatcatataaatgttagatttgtttaggTGATCTCCAGTGTCGATGATACATGTTACGTTAAAcgaaaattattaaattacttaatttaatatgattacatttacaaatataacatttagtacacacacaaattgaaatttaaaattaaatatcgagtgagattattttcttaacaaatttatattaataaaaatttcaaatatttggaattcgaaAGCATTATGATCCACacctataatattttaattatgataatttaatttatataagaatattttattaaaattttaattttaactttttttgtaaccgcaaaaaaattagttttcgatctaaatttatgatcaaatataacaaatatatcatttaatataacaaaaaactaaaacataaaataaatactcgtgcggtcgcacgggtcaatatctagtttatttttaaatggcAAAGCATCACGTACACTTAACATGTTTATATCTAAATGTCAGCGGATTGTCTTTATTAAATGTGCCAGAAATTTTTCTCAAGTTTGTAATCAAATATTAAAGAAAGTTCCACTACtaatacacatagttatgcgatatatctataatatagatatattaaccTATATTAATGCGATCATTACAATTGTGTTGTAAAAAGTTTATGTAAATGTACTACTTCTAAATTTTACTAAAACTTTGATATAGatgatacaaatatattaacttatagtttttcaaatttataatcaaatataatGCAAAATTTTcaacaacaataataaaaataaaatatattaaaatatctctCAAAATTTAAGAAGCTTTCcatacattttaataattaaaaaaacttaattattCAACCGcaatcaatataatttttaataatatcattctacatgaatatttttttatataattcattaaaacatttccaattattatattttttatgcaAACAATAATTAAGATTTGCAACCAAGATATATGCTACATTACGGTTATTAAACTATTTCTTTATTAACTAAGTTTTTGtatgtaattttaatatattataacattaatTTTTGTGTTAGTATTtggaattagaaaaaaataaaaactacagCTAATCCCATCCCTATTCACCTCTAACTTATGCTTTTATCACGCTTTAGAAAAAACAACTgtgtaattaaattttttgaaagatCTGAAATAATTCAAAGCATGATGGTTTTGAATATACTGCTTTTTTCGGTTAAACAATATTACCACTATCTTAAATTTGTGCTTAAATTTGATTATGCAAGTTTGAAATTAGAGTGAACATGATTTGATTTAAATGGGATCAGTAAAAAAGAGACGAGTTTAAATAggttaaatgtttttaaaaccggatcAGCAACTGAACtgaaatttttttgttcataaATCAATATGGATCGATCAGGTTTAATCGAGATCATTCGAATCTAATCCAGTTCAATAAttgaataaattaaatttaaactaatttattttatagttattctccatgaattttacaaacataactaaatttagttattaaagtTTCAATACAgataattatgaaataaaaatgatatcatataataaaattaatagtttgatttcagatataattttttatttattttaagtacTTATTACCATGAACtatgaaaagaataaaaaataataatgaattcattttaatgatttaaaagGCAAAAATAATTAGTATTCTGATTTTTGATCGTAATtacaaacaaacatatattttatccaTTCGACTCGGATATGTTTTCGGTTCACAGTTTAATCTGGTCCGTCTGTCGGTTCTGTCTGAGTAACATTTAATAGGACATGTTAACTATTTTAAGATCATAACAAAGCATATGATGTATTTTATTAGATTTCTACaacgtaaaatatcccgcgcttttAAAATCTAGTTAGCCATTAAAACTCTATGATTAATACACTGTTTATCATATATCTGGAACATAATCAATTGAAACATTAGTCTTGGCCTCCAAaaattttgaaggttttttatatAGGTATCAGGttccaaattttgaaaaaagtttttttttttaaatatttcaaaccCCTAAATTCTCAGATCCGgtcctatatatatatctttctgATCAGAGACAACCCTAAAAATATGGTGaacacaaaagaaaaggaaaaaagacaACCCTGATTTTAAATTATCTGGTCCCTTCAGTATAAACTTTTTaccattttatttcattgatacATCATACATCATACATCATCATTACCCGTTAATTGATAACGTGAACTTTTAAGTAGGGTTATAACCTCCATCTACTCTCcaagaaaatatatatctcCTTACAAGCATTTTCCTCCATAACCTGCGTTTCTAAACAATGCTTGCTTTATATCTTCGGAGTTGATGAAATCTCTCTGCTGAGCTACCTATAAAGACACACACATACACAACACAACCAAACTCGTCACTCTTACCATTGCAGATATGTTATCTGGATATCATATGTTATCTTCATATATTCTTAGTACCTCGGAACAAGAAGCATGCAAAGAGAAATCACTAAAGCAGCTAATAACACATTGTTCAATCTCCAAGCCTAGAGTCTCAAGTGTATTAACAGTTGATAGAAGCAATCCCGGTTTGGGTGAGCAACATATCTCAACCCGAGTATCTTGGTCTCTCCGGTCCACTTCAAACTAtacaatacataataaaattaacaaaatcagTCCACATCAAACTGTGAATTTGTGAAATTTCGAGGGTATTTCTAGTAACAATTCACAAGTACAGGGGCTAACATGTAAAACCACAAAAATCAAGAATACTGACATGAAAACTTATCTTCATTCTTGCTATACCTTTGGTGAGTTTCTGACCAGATTTTCCTTTGTATTAAGATCCTTGATATCACCGAAGAGCCTAGAATGATGAGAACTGTTGCTAACTCCAAGTTCTTGTTCCTCCTCTTGTAACTTGTTGATTTTGTCTGAAAGCTCCTTCATGTAATCTATGGCATCTCCTAGTATCGATGTCCTGTCCATCTAATTTTgaacataaaaataatcattgttttaaaaacttttaaataattaaacatttatatatcttctttttgaCCGGTTCTGTAGATTCCCATAGAAGTAAGAACACAATAATTAAACAATCTTGAAAAaggttcaaaaaagaaaaacaaacatataatgttgaaaacatataaaaggCTATTTTCATGAAAATccatttaatatattaattcacTCAGTACAAAGGACGAATCTTTCGAACCAAATGTAAAATcttcaaagaaaacaaatactaCAGCTAGCTTAGGGCTTAAATTTTGAGATTTAACTAAGTGCTTTGAACATAATGATTAAAAAGGCTAATCTCTTTATGAACCCatataataatagaaaatacattaatcccgttaatttaaaaatatatataggaagactcttttcttgattttgaccattatgattataattattgaaaaaGGTTAAATCATAAAAcgttattattatctttttttgtaacttagtTAGAACTATTATTTTACCTTACTGATTTTTGGAACAATGGATCTGAGCATAGAGAGGCGATCGTTAAGCCGTTTCCTTCGACGTCTCTCCGCCATGAGATTCTTTGAAGGTTGTCCTTCGAGCtttttgctcttcttcttgcttattgtctctcctcctcctccacagTATCCAACACTGAAGCTTTTGCTCTGATCAGACTCCACCAATGGAGATGGATACGACGACTGATTAATGAAGCTCTCTTCTTGGGAAGTTGGAAGCGTCACTTGaggtgaagaggaagaggagtcTATAATCTCTTGTAACACCTCAAGAAAAGGGTCATCGAATGTTAAGGCCGTGGAGGAGATCAACGGCGGAGATGAAGATGAGGGTGGTGGTAGTGGTGGTGTTTGGTGAAGAAGCAACGGTGGAGGTTGAGAGATTAGGTTCATAAAAGAAGATGAGTACAGAAGCGTattttcgtcttcttcttcattgttGAAACAGAGGTAATCAATGTTCCATCCATTTGAGAATAACTGATGATGATCAAATCCGCCATTAAAGCTCAGATTGCTGATGTTGTAGTTGTCGGTGGTTTCTTGCTTTGTCGGAACAAGAAGCTCTTCGAACACATTCATTTGAGTCGACAGTTCCATTTTCTGTAATGAAGGAAGATAAATAGTGTGTCTGTGTGAGagagatagatagagagagTTTTGTGGATTAAAGGAGATGAAGTGTAAgcgtatttatataaaatccagAGAGAGGTTTGAGTGGCAAAGGATACTGTTGATTAAATTAAAGACTGAGTGGTAATTTTTGTTAACtctattttaacatatattgtGGGCTTTTATATAATGTGTTGCTTTATTTGGTTTGATAACacattttgtaattatttatcgtgacaaataataaaatcatttttgttaGCTCTAGGCTCTAGCCTCTGTCTAGCTATGATGAATAGATGAGCTATTTATATTACAAGACTTGACATAAATCGATGTTATTTTATTTGCCAAAAATTAATTGCCTAAGCAAAATAAAGGTGCTAATCCTGAAGTGGTAAGCGGTGTAGGTGCACGCGCGTGGGTGACCAATGAGATGCTGGCTCTACAATGGTATAAGTCTTTCCCGGCGGAGGCTCTCTCGACGGTGACGTTTCAGATCGGTTTCGGGACTCGTCTCGAAAACGAGTTTCGACTGTCGGTAGATACGAGTTGGTGAAATGGACCGTGGATTTTATTTCTTTAGTTGTCGTCCATGTGTGTTTTTGGGTTTTTGTGTTTGGTTTAGTTGTATTTGAGTTTTGACCCTAAACTTACCTTTAgacttttatataatttcaatttgagaaaaaataaataaataaaagtgcTAATGTTAATCGAGTTTTactcaaatcatataaaatCGCATAAGTTTTGAAAAATGGATACTAGATAAAGTAGCATAGTTTGTACAGACTCAGTTTGTAGAAAGTTAGGAGGAAGCCATATTTGAATTTTGTAGAAgcttttttacaaatttttatataaaagttagGTTTGAGGATTTATATTATTGCAGTATGTGCGGTTTCTAATTTCTAGAGGTTCTATGTCGATATAAATACGATGCAACGTTAAGATATCTAAACGAAGATGGACGATCTATGGGTTTACTCTATCTATTTCCCATTAGAATTTTGAAATCTTTCGCCattcttaatttatttattattcatagtATAAATCATAC is a genomic window containing:
- the LOC108813620 gene encoding transcription factor bHLH93-like isoform X1 codes for the protein MVFKKAGRGECAVSIRRASLTKNALKKMELSTQMNVFEELLVPTKQETTDNYNISNLSFNGGFDHHQLFSNGWNIDYLCFNNEEEDENTLLYSSSFMNLISQPPPLLLHQTPPLPPPSSSSPPLISSTALTFDDPFLEVLQEIIDSSSSSPQVTLPTSQEESFINQSSYPSPLVESDQSKSFSVGYCGGGGETISKKKSKKLEGQPSKNLMAERRRRKRLNDRLSMLRSIVPKISKMDRTSILGDAIDYMKELSDKINKLQEEEQELGVSNSSHHSRLFGDIKDLNTKENLVRNSPKFEVDRRDQDTRVEICCSPKPGLLLSTVNTLETLGLEIEQCVISCFSDFSLHASCSEVAQQRDFINSEDIKQALFRNAGYGGKCL
- the LOC108813620 gene encoding transcription factor bHLH93-like isoform X3; amino-acid sequence: MELSTQMNVFEELLVPTKQETTDNYNISNLSFNGGFDHHQLFSNGWNIDYLCFNNEEEDENTLLYSSSFMNLISQPPPLLLHQTPPLPPPSSSSPPLISSTALTFDDPFLEVLQEIIDSSSSSPQVTLPTSQEESFINQSSYPSPLVESDQSKSFSVGYCGGGGETISKKKSKKLEGQPSKNLMAERRRRKRLNDRLSMLRSIVPKISKMDRTSILGDAIDYMKELSDKINKLQEEEQELGVSNSSHHSRLFGDIKDLNTKENLVRNSPKFEVDRRDQDTRVEICCSPKPGLLLSTVNTLETLGLEIEQCVISCFSDFSLHASCSEVAQQRDFINSEDIKQALFRNAGYGGKCL
- the LOC108813620 gene encoding transcription factor bHLH93-like isoform X2, which encodes MVFKKAGGECAVSIRRASLTKNALKKMELSTQMNVFEELLVPTKQETTDNYNISNLSFNGGFDHHQLFSNGWNIDYLCFNNEEEDENTLLYSSSFMNLISQPPPLLLHQTPPLPPPSSSSPPLISSTALTFDDPFLEVLQEIIDSSSSSPQVTLPTSQEESFINQSSYPSPLVESDQSKSFSVGYCGGGGETISKKKSKKLEGQPSKNLMAERRRRKRLNDRLSMLRSIVPKISKMDRTSILGDAIDYMKELSDKINKLQEEEQELGVSNSSHHSRLFGDIKDLNTKENLVRNSPKFEVDRRDQDTRVEICCSPKPGLLLSTVNTLETLGLEIEQCVISCFSDFSLHASCSEVAQQRDFINSEDIKQALFRNAGYGGKCL